The window TAGTTCAATTGGATAGAGCACTGGCCTCCGAAGCCAGTCGTCCCGGTTCAACTCCGGGCGGGCGCACCAATCTTTGCAAAACAAATCTTTCAAACCCTATGTCTATTCTAATCTCTCGTTTAAAATCGTGTAATATATGTCCAAGAAACTGTAAAGTTAACCGCCTTGAAGGTAAAACCGGATATTGCAAAACCGGGCTTGATTTTAGCGTAGCAAGCTATAATGTGCACCATGGTGAAGAGCCGCCAATTTCTGGCACAAATGGTTCTGGAGCAATATTTTTTGCAAACTGTAATCTTTCCTGTGTTTTCTGCCAAAACTACCCAATAAGCCAGCTTGGCAATGGAAAACCTTGCAATATAAAAAAACTCACAGAAATTATGCTTGAGTTAGAGCAAAAAGGCGTGCATAATATAAATTTGGTAACACCCACACACATTAGCGCGCAAATTGCCATAGCAATTAAAAAAGCAAAGCTGCAAGGCCTTAAAATTCCAGTTGTCTATAATACAAACGGCTATGACAGTGTTGAAACACTCAAAGCACTTGACGGCCTTATAGATATTTATTTACCTGACGCAAAATATTCAAAAAACACAAACTCAAAAAAATACTCAAACGCAAACAACTACTGGCAAATAAACAAAAAAGCCCTTACTGAAATGCACCGTCAAGTTGGGAAACTTAAAATAAACAAAAATGGCATTGCAACAAAAGGGTTAATTATCCGCCACCTGCTTCTACCTAAAAATATATCCGGCACAAAAGAAGTTATACGCTTTATTGCAAATAAAATTTCTAAAGATACATTTGTAAGTTTTATGGCGCAATATCACCCTGCATATAATGCTTTTAAGTACAAAGAATTAAACAGAAAAATAACTACAAAAGAGTATTCTTCAGCCACACAAGCTTTAGAGGAGTTTGGCATAACAAACGGCTGGGTACAGGAACTTTAATGAAACTACTTAAAAATAAAACCAATATTTTGCCATATCAGCTATTACTCCTATTTTTATTTCTATTTACGCTCAGCTGCAGCAAAAGCCCTATAGCACAAACTGCAAAAATACAACAAAATAATCAGTCGGCTATTGCTGTATTAAACAACAACTACCTTTCAACAGCTTTGGAACTAATTAACTCGGCAAAACAAAGTGTGCTGATTTCTCAGCTTTATTACAAAAACGACAATGCTACAACACAAATAACCAACGCACTCAAAACAGCCCTTAAAAGAAATGTTTTGGTAAGTGTTTTGCTTGAAAACTCAATTGATGAAAATGAGTTTATGGCTAAAGAGTTAAACAAACTTGGCATAAAAACAACATTAGATTCAAACGAAACTTATAACCACATAAAACTTATTATTTCCGACAGCAAAACAGCACTACTTGGCTCAACTAATTTATCATACATGTCGCTTGAGGAAAATAACGAAACCAATCTGCTTATTGTTGACACTGCTACAGCTATCTCTCTGCAAAAATTTGTAATCAGCGGTACAGACCCGCAGCCCTTCGTGCTAATAAAAGAAAACTATGTGAATTCATTAATTGAGAAATTAAACAATGCCAAAAACGAAGTATCAATTTTAATGTACGATTTCAGAGTTTACGATAAATACCCAAACAGTCCATCAAACGAAATTGCGCATAGTATAATTGAAACGGCAAAGCGCGGAATTACCGTAAAAATAATTCTTGAAAAAAGTGATTTTGATGAGCAACTTAATTGGGCAAACCAAAACACCGCCGAATACTTTGCTAAAAATGGGGTAATTGTAAAGTTTGAAAGCCCCTATCAAATTTCACATGCCAAATTGGCAATAATAGACAATGGCGCATTTGTCGGCTCAGCAAATTGGAACTACAAAAGTTTAGCCCTAAACACAGAGGCAAATATTTTCACAACAAACCCTCAAACAATAAACAAATTTAAAAATTACTTTGAAAATATCTGGGGAAACTCCAAAGGTTTTAATGATTAAAAATTGGGCTATTTAAGTATTCTAAACCCGCGATTAACTATATAAAATAACAGATTTATTTTTAAAGACCGATCTTTCAACTTAAAAATCTTTGTGCATTGGGTCACAATCAAGGTGAGGTATGGTAATAACAATAAAATGCCCTAACAAAGACTGCTCTACTAACGGAAATGCTACTCAGAAATTCGTTGTCCGTATTCAAAAATCAAGGAAGTATTTTGGGGTTATTCTGAGGAGTAGATATGTCCTTTAAAGAAAAAATAATAACTATAAGCAAACGGTTAAAGACTGAATTGCGATTGTACAAAAATGTCTTTAAAGATAAAAGAACTCCTATCGTCGCAAAGGTGTGTTTTGGAATAGGGATTGGATATTTGCTGTTACCCTTTGACTTAATTCCCGACTTTATTCCAGTGATAGGACATCTTGATGATGCTGTCATTGTTCCATTTTTTATATATCTTGCTCTAAAATTTACCCCCTCTGAGATTATTAACGAACATCGAAATTTACTGAAAGACAGTATCTAAAAGTATTGATTCTGAAAATTAACTCTCTCTCCATGTAAACTGTGGGGGAATTCACTTTACAATCTACTTGTGTAAAATAATAGAAATGGGTCTAATCTTATTAAAGCACATTAAAGTGGCCCATTTTTTAATGATTAAATTATGATACTAACAAAACGAAACGCATTGTTTGCTGGAAGCTGGTATCCTACATCCAAAAAAGCTATTGGTGCTTATTTAACGAGCACAACAAAGAAAACAAATGTCATTGCAGCTATGGTGCCTCATGCCGGCTGGATTTATTCTGGCAAGGTTGCGGGCTCTGTATTTTCCGCTATGTCGCCTGCTGATACATACATCATAATTAGTCCAAACCATACCGGCATCGGGCCACAAGTCAGCATCTATCCAAGCGGTTCTTGGCAAACCCCTATTGGCTCCCTATCCGTAAACGCAGAGTTTGTATCCCACCTGTGCAATGAATATAAATCAATTACACCCGATACAACCGCCCATAGCCAAGAACACTCTATTGAAGTACAATTACCATTTATCAAATACATAAACCCAAGTGCCAAAATAGTGCCAATAACACTTGCAAACTATAGTTTAGAGCTATGCACAAAGCTCGCTCTATCAATAGCTAAAATAATAAAAGAAAAATACGCAAACCAAAAAGTACTCATACTTGCGTCGTCAGATATGAGCCATTATATCTCAGTCCAACAAGCAAAAACATTAGACACACTTGCAATAAACGATATGTTATCTCTAAATGCCGCCGCATTACTTAAAACTGTAGAAGAAAATAACATTTCTATGTGTGGTAGTGGACCTGTGGCGGTTGCTATAACTGCCGCAAAAGCACTTGGCGCAAAAGAAGCAAAATTAATAGCCTATGACAACTCAGGCACCGTAACTAATAGTACAAGTGAAGTTGTTAGCTATGCCGGAATGCTTTTTCTTTGATATAATCAGACG is drawn from Endomicrobiales bacterium and contains these coding sequences:
- a CDS encoding phospholipase D-like domain-containing protein; protein product: MKLLKNKTNILPYQLLLLFLFLFTLSCSKSPIAQTAKIQQNNQSAIAVLNNNYLSTALELINSAKQSVLISQLYYKNDNATTQITNALKTALKRNVLVSVLLENSIDENEFMAKELNKLGIKTTLDSNETYNHIKLIISDSKTALLGSTNLSYMSLEENNETNLLIVDTATAISLQKFVISGTDPQPFVLIKENYVNSLIEKLNNAKNEVSILMYDFRVYDKYPNSPSNEIAHSIIETAKRGITVKIILEKSDFDEQLNWANQNTAEYFAKNGVIVKFESPYQISHAKLAIIDNGAFVGSANWNYKSLALNTEANIFTTNPQTINKFKNYFENIWGNSKGFND
- a CDS encoding DUF1232 domain-containing protein; amino-acid sequence: MSFKEKIITISKRLKTELRLYKNVFKDKRTPIVAKVCFGIGIGYLLLPFDLIPDFIPVIGHLDDAVIVPFFIYLALKFTPSEIINEHRNLLKDSI
- the amrB gene encoding AmmeMemoRadiSam system protein B; translation: MILTKRNALFAGSWYPTSKKAIGAYLTSTTKKTNVIAAMVPHAGWIYSGKVAGSVFSAMSPADTYIIISPNHTGIGPQVSIYPSGSWQTPIGSLSVNAEFVSHLCNEYKSITPDTTAHSQEHSIEVQLPFIKYINPSAKIVPITLANYSLELCTKLALSIAKIIKEKYANQKVLILASSDMSHYISVQQAKTLDTLAINDMLSLNAAALLKTVEENNISMCGSGPVAVAITAAKALGAKEAKLIAYDNSGTVTNSTSEVVSYAGMLFL